TATATTTCTTTATTGCTTCTGTACCACTGTCAAGTTCGACCTCTTTTAATTTTCTATTCTTCTGAATCTCCACAAACTCTGACTCTAAAACTGCTAACTCGTCTTTCTTTGCCTTAAAACTCCTATAATGAGCATCCATTTCTTTGGGTATTCTTTTTATCTCTGTATCTAAATTTTTTATTTGCTCATCTAAATCTTGGACATTGACTAGTAACTTAATATCATTCTCTAGTTCTGTCATTTACCTTTACCTTGAGTATGCTTCTCTATGTCAGCCTCCTTCTTCATATAACACTCCTCGCAGTTATAAATCGCTCTTGCTTGTGTCCTATCATAACCTTTTTCAAGAACAATCCTCTTTACATTGAGAACCTCTTTACCACACGTATCACATTTCATACTTAATCTCCCCATTTGGTGGGCGATACTGGGTTTGAACCAGTGACTTCTACTCTGTGAAAGTAGCACTCTACCGCTGAGTTAATCGCCCAAAAACTCACAGAAGTTTATATCACAAAAATTTTATATTTTCAAACTTACCTAAATCTGGTACGCCTGAGAGGATTCGAACCTCCGACACAGGGATTAGGAATCCCTTGCTCTATCCATTACTGAGCTACAGGCGCATATTCGCTCAATATTTTATCAATGAACTTACTTCATATCCTTCAAGTTTCTCAGCGCCTTTCAGAAACGTAAGGTCTATAAGAAACACGATCTTTGATACATTTCCGCCAAGTTTCTTAACAAGTTTAACTGTTGCCAAACTTGTTCCGCCTGTTGCAAGAAGGTCATCTATAACCAGAACACTATCTCCATGTTTTATTGCGTCTTCATGTATTTCCAATGTATCAGTGCCGTATTCCAGTGTGTATGTCTCCTTTATTGTCTTGTATGGAAGTTTTCCCGGCTTTCTGAGCGGAACAAACCCTGCTCCAAGCTTGTATGCCAACGCTCCGCCGAATATAAAACCTCTTGCTTCTACAGCAACTACAATATCAATCTTTTTTTCCTCGCATTCTTCTGCAAGTTTATCAACCGCCTCTTTAAACGCATCTTTATCCTTAAGTAATGTAGTTATATCTTTAAAAATTATACCCTTTTTGGGGAAATCGGGCACGTCCCGAATCAAATCTTTTAAGTCCATTTTACCCTCCTTGTTAGTTCCATTTTACCTTAACCTAAAAATCATATATGTACTGGCAATGTATACCATAATTATAGCTATTGCGTCCCAACCAAGCTTAAGAAAGGATTTTTTTGATCTATAAATGATCCCAACTATCACAATCATCGTTAAAAGAATTCCCATAACTGCTGTCAGAATGTGCGTAGAAGATAGATAGGCATATATAGAACCTGTTCTGTATAAGACATCGCTGATTGGTATCAGCACTATATTGAGCATGTTGCTTCCAAATATATTTCCAATCGCCATATCAAAAAGACCCATTTTAACTGCTCCTATTGTTGCCATAAGCTCAGGAAGAGATGTTACTATCGCAAGGAAAAGGCTGCCAACAAAAGTTTCCCCTAATCCGGTTCCTACGGCTATAAGTTTAGCAGTGTGAGCAACCCATATACTTCCTCCAAAAATAGCTGCTGCACAAAACAGATAGCCAAAAATTGTCTTTGCAACGGAAACATTCTCATATTTTTTTTCTTCTGCCACTTCCCTATCCTGAGATTCATCAGAATGATGTTCATCAGAATTACGATATTGATATCTAAATGAAAGACGCATGCCTACTAAATATATTCCTATTATCAAGAAACTTGCAGGACCTATAGAAAAGACTGACATTGCATCTTTCAATAACATGCCTAAAATCGCCACTACTGAGAGAATTGCAGAAATTGCACCCAGTAAAATTAACCCAAGATTTACTTTCCTTAAAATCGGGCCATGACCTTGAATAATATCGAGTATCGCGATTATAAAAAGATTAAATATGATACTTCCAAGGACATTGCCTGCAGCTAAATTAGGAGCTTTCTCAATAACTACGGAACTGCACGTAGTGAAAAGTTCAGGAAGCGCTGTTGCACCGGCAAGAAATATCATTCCTACCCATGCCCGGCCAATACCTGTCTTTTCGGCAATTATATCCCCGTATTTTGATAACTTAAAACCAGCAAGAATAATTATAATTGCGCCTATTGAGAATTGAATCCAAACATTTAGCATTTATTTAACCAGTTTGGAAAGTTTTTTATTCTGCTTAATATTCTCTAAAAGTTTTTTTACTTTCTGTGCCTCTGTTTTCTTGCAGACCAGTACAACATCCCCTGTGTTTACAATGATTAAATCTGAAACACCTATAGCGGTTATTGGACTCTTATCCCCTATTAATATACAATTCTTTGTATCAATGCCTATATAATCTCCTACAACGATATTGCCATCATCATCTTTTTTATAAACTTTCTCCAAAGCGAGCCATGAGCCTACATCATTCCAGTCAAAGAGACCTTCTACAACGCTTACATTTTTCGCCCTCTCCATAACTCCGTAATCAATTGAGATCTTTTCCAGCTTCTCATACTCCTCTTTTATAACTTCATCCCTGAGTGAAGATGAAAGAGAATTGTCTATAACCTTTAGCGCATTATAAAGTTCAGGCATATATTTCTTAAACGCTTCTTCTATGCACTTAGTTGTCCATACAAACATACCGCTATTCCAATAATACTCACCTTTCTTAAAATACTCTCTTGCAGTTTTCAAATCAGGCTTTTCTCTGAACTCAACTACCTTAAAAATACCAGGCGTATCACTACCATACTCAGTAAATATTTTGTCTCCTCTGTGAATATATCCGTAACCAGTTTCCGGATAGCTTGGTTTTATACCTATTGTAACAAGATCCCCTTCTTCAGCTGCTATACAAGCTGTAGTAATGGTCTTTTTAAATTGTCCAATATCCTTTATAATATGGTCCGCTGGCAATACAACCGTAATGGAATTTTTGTCTCTTTTTTGAATAATTAAATTGGCAAGACCTATTGCTGCCGCAGTATTTCTAGCAAATGGCTCAATTATAATATTCTCTTTGGGGATATGAGAAACTTGTTTATGTATCTCATTTTCTAACCCAATTCGGGTGACTATAAAAATATTTTTTGAAGAAGTTAGAGCTTGCGCTCTTTTTACTGTTTCTTGAAGCATGGTATTCTTAGAACCTATTGGCAATAACTGCTTAGGATTTCTTTCCCTGCTCTTTGGCCAAAATCTCTCCCCGCTCCCTCCTGCCATAATAACAACATTCAACATAACCATGTCCCTCACTTTTAATAATGCAAGAATATCACAAATTTAGTTTTAAATAAATAAAGAACTATGTCATAATGTTGTCAAAGCCTGAATGATAAGGAACTTACCGTGGGAAAGAGCAAAAATTACATAGCTGTTGATCTGGGCGCAGAAAGTGGACGATTAACACTTGGTAAATTCGAGGGAAAGAAAATAGTTCTTGAAGAGAAACATAGATTTGCTACAGGAGGCACAAGACTTAATAATACCCTCTATTGGGGCGCCATAAATTTCTTTAACGAGATAAAAAAAGGACTGCAAAAGTGTTCTAAGTCTAAAATCTCTGCAATTGCATTCGATAGCTGGGGCGTAGATTTCGGACTCATTGATAAAAATAACCATCTATTAGAAAATCCTGTACATTATCGTGATAAGCGGACTGATGGAATGATGGAAGAATGTTTCAAAAAACTGTCGCGAGAAGAAGTATTTGAAGGGACAGGTATCCAGTTTATGCAAATAAATACACTTTATCAACTACTATGGATGAGAATAAATCAGCCCCATCTTCTTCAATCGAGCGATTGTCTCTTGCCGATAGCCGCCCTGTTTACTTATTTCTTCTCCGGAGAAAAAGCAGCGGAATTTACCCTGGCTACTACCACTCAATGTTATGATCCTCGCAAGAATAGATGGAGCGGTGAAATTCTAGAAAGATTAGATATTCCCTGCAAAATAATGCCCCGTATTGTAAATCCTGGGACAGTTATAGGCAAACTACTACCGTCTATATCTTGTGAATTGGGAATATCTCAAATACCCCTCATTGCTACAGCGTCGCATGATACAGCTGCAGCAGTTGCGGCTGTTCCTGCTCAAGGAAATAACTGGGCATTTTTAAGTTCGGGCACATGGTCTTTAATGGGATGTGAAATAAGCAGTCCATTGATAAATAAGGAAGTCTTGAAAAACAATTTTACTAATGAAGGAGGCGTAAACAATACATTTCGTTTTCTAAAAAATATCATGGGGCTCTGGCTGGTTCAGGAATGCAAAAGAAACTGGGAATCCAATGGTACAAAACTCCCCTACCCTGCTTTAACAAAAGAGGCAGAAAAGGCAAAAGCATTTCTCTGTTTTATCGATCCTGAAGACGCAACTTTTTTGAAGCCGGGCAATATGCCAGAAAAAATACAGAACTACTGTCGCAAAACAAATCAAAAAGTTCCATCGGATAGAGGAAGCATCTTGCGTTGTGTCATGGAAAGCCTGGCCTTTAAATATCGCCAGGTTCTTGAAAAACTTGAAGAAATGCGACAGCGAAAAATAGATGTGCTCCACATTGTTGGAGGAGGAATACAAAACAAGCTTTTATGTCAACTCACTGCGAATGCAACTAAAAAACATATCATTGCCGGTCCTGTTGAGGCAACAGCAACTGGTAATATCCTGATACAGGCCATTGCAACGGGTGAACTCTCATCCGTTAAACAGGCAAGAGAAATTGTTCGAAACTCGTTTGAGCTCATCAGATATGAACCTGAACAAACAGATATATGGGAAGAAGCTTATGAAAGATATAAAAATCACAAATCAAAGACTTAACCTTGGAGCAATAAAATGCAAACTATGAAAGCTGTTTTTTTATACACAGACAGACCGAAACATATGGAAACAGAAAACGTTTCAAAACCGGATTGTAAAGCAGAAGATGTACTGATAAGAGTTACTGCTTGCGCTGTTTGTGGAACAGATGGAAGAATGTACGAAGGAACAAAAGACGTTACTAAAGGATCTGTCCCCCAAATCAGAGGATATGGTGAAGGCAAATTTATTATAGGTCATGAAATCGTAGGAATCATAGAAGAAATTGGTTCTGAAGTTAAAAATCCAGAATATGAGATTGGATGCAAAGTAATTCTGGTAACTTCCATAGGCTGCCAAAAAGAAGAGTGCAGACCTTGCAGAGAAGGCAACTACAATATGTGCGCCAATAACCAGCCTATTGGATATTATTATCCTGGAGGTTTTGCTGAATACATATTAGTTCAGGATCATGCTGTGAAACAAGGCGTTATAATCCCTGTCACAACCGAGGAGCGTATTTTAGATGAACATCTGGCAATGGTTGAACCACTTTCCTGCGCAATAAACGGCCAGAATTATCTAAACATCAAAAAAGGAGAGTATGTTGCTATAGTAGGAGCAGGTCCCATTGGTTTGATGCATGCGCTACTAGCAAAAGATAAAGGAGCAAAGGTTATACTGGCTGAATATTCTTCAGAAAGGCTCATAAAGGCAAAAGAATTTGGGTTTGACCATTATATTGCTACTAAAGAGACTGATTTAATGCAGAATATATCAGAAATTACTAAAGGCGAAGGTATTGACGTGGGAATAGTTGCATGCTCCGTTAATAAAGTCGCAGAAGATCTTTTAGGAGCAATGGCTATGAAAGGAAGATTAAGCTTTTTTGCTGGATTCCCAAAACAGAATTCCATTTTAAAATTAGATGGGAACATAATTCATTATAAAGAAGTCTCTATTTACGGAGCGTTTGCTTCGCATAAAGCACAATTTGAGGAAGCTTTAAAGCTGATTGTCAGCAGAAAAATACTTATGGATAAAATAGTTACGCATACATTCCCTTTAGAGAATACAGTTGAAGCAATGGAAAAAATGCTGGATAAAAAGGGAAATGCTTTAAAAGTGGTTATAAAACCGTAAAAAAATATAAATAAGAGGAGCTTGAATGAAATGTCACAGCCTGGTTTGAAAGGAAAAACAGTTTTAGTAACTGGTGCAGGACAAGGATTCGGAGAGGCTAT
This genomic stretch from bacterium harbors:
- a CDS encoding sodium:calcium antiporter, producing MLNVWIQFSIGAIIIILAGFKLSKYGDIIAEKTGIGRAWVGMIFLAGATALPELFTTCSSVVIEKAPNLAAGNVLGSIIFNLFIIAILDIIQGHGPILRKVNLGLILLGAISAILSVVAILGMLLKDAMSVFSIGPASFLIIGIYLVGMRLSFRYQYRNSDEHHSDESQDREVAEEKKYENVSVAKTIFGYLFCAAAIFGGSIWVAHTAKLIAVGTGLGETFVGSLFLAIVTSLPELMATIGAVKMGLFDMAIGNIFGSNMLNIVLIPISDVLYRTGSIYAYLSSTHILTAVMGILLTMIVIVGIIYRSKKSFLKLGWDAIAIIMVYIASTYMIFRLR
- a CDS encoding alcohol dehydrogenase catalytic domain-containing protein, with translation METENVSKPDCKAEDVLIRVTACAVCGTDGRMYEGTKDVTKGSVPQIRGYGEGKFIIGHEIVGIIEEIGSEVKNPEYEIGCKVILVTSIGCQKEECRPCREGNYNMCANNQPIGYYYPGGFAEYILVQDHAVKQGVIIPVTTEERILDEHLAMVEPLSCAINGQNYLNIKKGEYVAIVGAGPIGLMHALLAKDKGAKVILAEYSSERLIKAKEFGFDHYIATKETDLMQNISEITKGEGIDVGIVACSVNKVAEDLLGAMAMKGRLSFFAGFPKQNSILKLDGNIIHYKEVSIYGAFASHKAQFEEALKLIVSRKILMDKIVTHTFPLENTVEAMEKMLDKKGNALKVVIKP
- a CDS encoding adenine phosphoribosyltransferase yields the protein MDLKDLIRDVPDFPKKGIIFKDITTLLKDKDAFKEAVDKLAEECEEKKIDIVVAVEARGFIFGGALAYKLGAGFVPLRKPGKLPYKTIKETYTLEYGTDTLEIHEDAIKHGDSVLVIDDLLATGGTSLATVKLVKKLGGNVSKIVFLIDLTFLKGAEKLEGYEVSSLIKY
- a CDS encoding rhamnulokinase family protein, whose amino-acid sequence is MGKSKNYIAVDLGAESGRLTLGKFEGKKIVLEEKHRFATGGTRLNNTLYWGAINFFNEIKKGLQKCSKSKISAIAFDSWGVDFGLIDKNNHLLENPVHYRDKRTDGMMEECFKKLSREEVFEGTGIQFMQINTLYQLLWMRINQPHLLQSSDCLLPIAALFTYFFSGEKAAEFTLATTTQCYDPRKNRWSGEILERLDIPCKIMPRIVNPGTVIGKLLPSISCELGISQIPLIATASHDTAAAVAAVPAQGNNWAFLSSGTWSLMGCEISSPLINKEVLKNNFTNEGGVNNTFRFLKNIMGLWLVQECKRNWESNGTKLPYPALTKEAEKAKAFLCFIDPEDATFLKPGNMPEKIQNYCRKTNQKVPSDRGSILRCVMESLAFKYRQVLEKLEEMRQRKIDVLHIVGGGIQNKLLCQLTANATKKHIIAGPVEATATGNILIQAIATGELSSVKQAREIVRNSFELIRYEPEQTDIWEEAYERYKNHKSKT
- a CDS encoding mannose-1-phosphate guanylyltransferase encodes the protein MLNVVIMAGGSGERFWPKSRERNPKQLLPIGSKNTMLQETVKRAQALTSSKNIFIVTRIGLENEIHKQVSHIPKENIIIEPFARNTAAAIGLANLIIQKRDKNSITVVLPADHIIKDIGQFKKTITTACIAAEEGDLVTIGIKPSYPETGYGYIHRGDKIFTEYGSDTPGIFKVVEFREKPDLKTAREYFKKGEYYWNSGMFVWTTKCIEEAFKKYMPELYNALKVIDNSLSSSLRDEVIKEEYEKLEKISIDYGVMERAKNVSVVEGLFDWNDVGSWLALEKVYKKDDDGNIVVGDYIGIDTKNCILIGDKSPITAIGVSDLIIVNTGDVVLVCKKTEAQKVKKLLENIKQNKKLSKLVK